A genomic region of Bradyrhizobium sp. ORS 278 contains the following coding sequences:
- a CDS encoding carboxymuconolactone decarboxylase family protein encodes MTKLYSDICKDLSGNLKTLRKDIPDVMQGFSALARAAGADGALDKKTKELIALAIGVAVRCDGCIGFHAEALVRLGASRQEVEETLGMAIYMGGGPSLMYAADAIGAFEQFQQQATA; translated from the coding sequence ATGACCAAGCTGTACAGCGATATCTGCAAGGATCTGTCCGGCAATCTGAAGACTTTGCGCAAGGACATTCCCGACGTCATGCAGGGTTTCTCCGCGCTGGCGCGGGCTGCCGGCGCAGACGGCGCGCTCGACAAGAAGACCAAGGAGCTGATCGCGCTGGCGATCGGCGTCGCCGTCCGTTGCGATGGCTGCATCGGCTTTCATGCCGAGGCGCTGGTCCGCCTCGGTGCGAGCCGCCAGGAGGTCGAGGAGACGCTCGGCATGGCGATCTACATGGGCGGCGGCCCGTCGCTGATGTACGCCGCCGACGCGATCGGCGCCTTCGAGCAGTTCCAGCAGCAGGCAACCGCCTGA
- a CDS encoding efflux RND transporter permease subunit: protein MKLGLSGKLAQATIASPLTPLFLLASLVVGLIAVVVIPREEEPQISVPMVDIRVNADGLRAPDGVELVTKPLETIVKAIDGVEHVYSQTEDDRVMVTARFLVGTKFEDAILRVHEKLRANLDRIPVGIPEPLIVGRGINDVAVTVLTLSPKPEAAERWSDKDLYELADKLRAELTKVDNIGLTYISGGGAQQIRVEPDTEKLALFGVTLQQLVGKVKDANRSFLAGDVRDGGIVRNVAAGQTLAGIPDIGLLLISTRDGRPVYVRDVATVVVGLNLAEHRVWDDARSNKGDWHRVPAVSLALAKRAGANAVTVSHDIAHRLEGLKASLIPHDVSVTVTRDYGETANEKANELLFHLGLATISIVVLIAIAIGWREAVVTFVVIPTTILLTMFAANLMGYTINRVSLFALIFSIGILVDDAIVVVENIARHWGMHDGRPRLQATIEAVAEVGNPTVVATLTVVAALLPMLFVSGLMGPYMAPIPANASAAMLFSFFVAMVVAPWLMLRLAPKTTTASAGGHDAHGEGRLGRIYRGVARPIVASKRSAWIFLLGVGIATLLSMTLFATKSVTVKLLPFDNKSEIAVMVDLPEGASLEDTERTLFAAADITHQLPEITTVQSYAGTAAPFNFNGLVRHYYLRERPELGELQVNLAARGDRKRSSHDIALDLRQRLKAVAVPSGTSIKVVEVPPGPPVLATLLAEVYGPDAATRRAVTTELKKVFADVPFIVDVDDSIGQRRPRLRLSIDQDSLEFFGVEQKDVYDTIQTLFGGVSVGYSHRGEDRNPIEIAVRLPKSDKSWSQALASTPVPANTLPGSKTVVELGQVVKATMEEGSPMIFRRDGRFADMVMAELAGRFEAPLYGMLAVADRIDAHDWGKLPKPVIGFHGQPTDEQRPTLLWDGEWEITYVTFRDMGAAFGAAILGIYVLVVAQFKSFRLPLVILTPIPLTLIGILLGHWLLGAPFTATSMIGFIALAGIIVRNSILLVDFIRHSGGEGKTLRDVVLEAGAVRFKPILLTALAAMIGAATILLDPIFQGLAISLLFGLASSTLLTVLVIPAIYIALREPAKSTTKTS, encoded by the coding sequence GTGAAACTTGGACTCTCAGGCAAGCTGGCCCAGGCGACCATCGCCTCGCCGCTGACGCCGCTGTTCCTGCTCGCCTCGCTCGTGGTCGGCCTCATCGCCGTGGTCGTGATCCCGCGCGAGGAAGAGCCGCAGATCAGCGTGCCCATGGTCGACATCCGGGTCAACGCCGACGGCCTGCGCGCGCCTGACGGCGTCGAGCTCGTGACCAAGCCGCTCGAGACGATCGTCAAGGCCATCGACGGCGTCGAGCATGTCTATAGCCAGACCGAGGATGACCGCGTCATGGTCACCGCGCGGTTCCTGGTCGGTACCAAGTTCGAGGATGCGATCCTGCGCGTCCACGAGAAGCTCCGCGCCAATCTCGACCGCATCCCGGTCGGCATCCCCGAGCCGCTGATCGTCGGGCGTGGCATCAACGACGTTGCGGTCACCGTGCTCACATTGTCGCCGAAGCCGGAAGCCGCCGAGCGCTGGTCGGACAAGGATCTCTACGAGCTTGCCGATAAGCTGCGGGCCGAGCTGACCAAGGTCGACAATATCGGCCTGACTTACATCTCCGGCGGCGGCGCCCAGCAGATCCGCGTCGAGCCGGATACGGAGAAGCTGGCCCTGTTCGGAGTGACCCTGCAGCAGCTGGTCGGCAAGGTGAAGGATGCGAATCGTTCGTTCCTCGCCGGCGACGTCCGCGACGGCGGCATCGTCCGCAATGTGGCTGCCGGGCAGACGCTGGCCGGCATTCCCGATATCGGCCTGCTGCTGATCTCGACACGTGACGGCCGCCCAGTCTATGTCCGCGATGTCGCAACCGTCGTCGTCGGCCTCAATCTCGCCGAGCACCGCGTGTGGGACGATGCCCGCAGCAATAAGGGCGACTGGCATCGTGTCCCTGCGGTGAGCCTCGCGCTCGCCAAGCGCGCCGGCGCCAATGCCGTCACCGTGTCGCATGACATCGCGCATCGTCTCGAAGGGCTCAAAGCCAGCCTCATCCCGCACGACGTCTCGGTCACCGTGACGCGCGACTATGGCGAGACCGCCAACGAGAAGGCCAACGAGCTGCTGTTCCATCTTGGCCTGGCCACGATCTCCATCGTCGTACTGATCGCGATCGCGATCGGCTGGCGCGAGGCCGTCGTCACCTTCGTGGTGATTCCGACCACGATCCTGCTGACGATGTTCGCGGCCAACCTGATGGGCTACACGATCAACCGGGTCAGCCTGTTTGCCCTCATCTTCTCCATCGGCATCCTGGTCGACGACGCCATCGTGGTGGTCGAGAACATCGCCCGACACTGGGGCATGCATGACGGCCGGCCGCGGCTGCAGGCGACGATCGAGGCGGTGGCCGAGGTCGGCAATCCCACTGTCGTCGCGACCCTCACCGTGGTCGCCGCCCTGCTCCCCATGCTGTTCGTGTCCGGGCTGATGGGGCCGTACATGGCGCCGATCCCGGCCAACGCCTCGGCGGCGATGCTGTTCTCGTTCTTCGTCGCCATGGTGGTGGCGCCATGGTTGATGCTGCGCTTGGCGCCGAAGACGACAACCGCCTCGGCAGGCGGGCATGACGCGCACGGCGAAGGCCGTCTCGGACGGATCTATCGCGGCGTTGCGCGTCCGATCGTCGCCAGCAAACGCTCGGCCTGGATTTTCCTGCTCGGCGTCGGCATCGCCACCCTGCTGTCGATGACGCTGTTCGCGACCAAGTCCGTCACGGTCAAGCTGCTGCCGTTCGACAACAAGTCGGAAATCGCCGTGATGGTCGATCTGCCCGAGGGCGCGAGCCTCGAGGATACCGAGCGGACGCTGTTCGCGGCCGCCGACATCACCCATCAGCTGCCGGAGATCACGACGGTGCAGAGCTATGCAGGCACCGCTGCGCCGTTCAACTTCAACGGCCTCGTCCGCCATTATTATCTGCGCGAACGGCCCGAACTGGGCGAGTTGCAGGTCAATCTCGCGGCCCGCGGCGACCGCAAGCGCTCGAGCCATGACATCGCGCTCGATCTGCGCCAACGGCTGAAGGCGGTCGCGGTGCCCTCGGGCACCAGCATCAAGGTGGTCGAGGTGCCTCCCGGACCTCCGGTGCTGGCAACCCTGCTTGCCGAGGTCTACGGACCCGATGCGGCGACCAGGCGCGCCGTCACGACCGAGCTCAAGAAGGTATTCGCCGACGTTCCCTTCATCGTTGACGTCGACGACTCCATCGGTCAGCGGCGACCCCGGCTGCGGCTGTCAATCGACCAGGACAGTCTCGAGTTCTTCGGCGTCGAGCAGAAGGACGTCTACGACACGATCCAGACGCTGTTCGGCGGCGTCTCGGTCGGCTACTCGCACCGCGGCGAGGACCGCAATCCGATCGAGATCGCTGTGCGGTTGCCGAAGAGCGACAAGAGCTGGAGCCAAGCCCTGGCATCGACGCCGGTACCGGCCAACACCCTGCCCGGCAGCAAGACCGTGGTCGAGCTCGGCCAGGTCGTGAAGGCCACCATGGAAGAGGGATCGCCGATGATCTTCCGGCGCGACGGCCGCTTCGCCGACATGGTGATGGCCGAGCTCGCCGGTCGCTTCGAGGCGCCGCTCTACGGCATGCTCGCGGTCGCCGACCGGATCGACGCGCATGACTGGGGCAAGCTGCCGAAGCCCGTGATCGGCTTCCATGGCCAGCCAACCGACGAGCAGCGTCCGACCCTGCTGTGGGACGGCGAATGGGAGATCACCTATGTCACCTTCCGCGACATGGGCGCGGCGTTCGGCGCGGCCATCCTCGGCATCTACGTGCTGGTGGTGGCGCAATTCAAGAGCTTCCGCCTGCCGCTGGTGATCCTGACGCCGATCCCGCTGACCCTGATCGGCATCCTGCTCGGCCACTGGCTGCTCGGCGCGCCGTTCACGGCGACGTCGATGATCGGCTTCATCGCGCTCGCCGGCATCATCGTCCGCAACTCGATCCTGCTGGTCGACTTCATCCGGCACAGCGGCGGTGAGGGCAAGACCTTGCGCGACGTCGTGCTGGAGGCCGGCGCGGTGCGCTTCAAGCCGATCCTGCTGACGGCGCTCGCCGCCATGATCGGCGCAGCGACGATCCTGCTCGACCCGATCTTCCAGGGCCTGGCGATCTCGCTGCTGTTCGGCCTCGCCTCGTCCACCCTGCTCACCGTGCTCGTCATCCCCGCGATCTACATCGCGCTGCGCGAGCCCGCCAAATCTACCACGAAGACGTCGTAG